A single Streptomyces sp. 2114.4 DNA region contains:
- a CDS encoding ABC transporter ATP-binding protein, giving the protein MPQSTASAPDGARSPDGTRPAGDGPACRAAGEPAIETRGLTKAYRGGQLAVDGLDLAVPRGSVFGFLGPNGSGKTTTIRMLMGLIEASAGSARVLGQPMPAAVRRVLPKVGALIEGPAHYGFLSGRDNLRRFDAADPLADPRTRAERVGHALERVGLAAAAGKKARAYSLGMKQRLGLAAALLQPRELLVLDEPTNGLDPQGMREIRALIRELAADGTTVFLSSHLLDEIEQVCTHAAVMARGRLITQGTVADLSATVLDSPGPGPGPGPGHGRLTVTTPDPADAVRVLKEHGLTGLEVTGDRVTGELPDPPAPFGTPDDGAPPDLADLNAALVLAGVRVRGFGRERASLEDVFVQLTGEGFDVAG; this is encoded by the coding sequence ATGCCACAGTCCACCGCCTCGGCGCCCGACGGTGCCCGGTCACCCGATGGCACCCGCCCGGCCGGCGACGGGCCCGCCTGCCGGGCGGCCGGGGAGCCGGCGATCGAGACACGCGGGCTGACCAAGGCCTACCGTGGCGGCCAGCTCGCTGTCGACGGCCTTGACCTGGCCGTACCGCGCGGCAGTGTCTTCGGCTTCCTCGGGCCCAACGGCTCCGGCAAGACCACCACCATCCGCATGCTGATGGGCCTGATCGAAGCGAGCGCCGGCAGCGCGCGGGTGCTGGGGCAGCCGATGCCCGCCGCGGTCCGCCGGGTGCTCCCCAAGGTCGGCGCGCTCATCGAGGGCCCGGCGCACTACGGCTTCCTCAGCGGGCGCGACAATCTCCGCCGGTTCGACGCCGCCGACCCGCTCGCCGATCCCCGTACCCGTGCCGAACGGGTCGGGCACGCACTGGAGCGGGTGGGCCTGGCCGCCGCGGCCGGCAAGAAGGCGCGCGCCTACTCCCTCGGTATGAAGCAGCGCCTCGGCCTGGCCGCGGCCCTGCTCCAGCCCCGTGAGCTGCTGGTCCTCGACGAACCGACCAACGGCCTGGACCCCCAGGGCATGCGGGAGATCCGCGCGCTGATCCGTGAACTCGCGGCGGACGGCACCACCGTCTTCCTCTCCTCCCATCTCCTCGACGAGATCGAGCAGGTCTGCACCCACGCCGCGGTGATGGCCCGCGGCCGGCTGATCACCCAGGGCACGGTCGCCGACCTCTCCGCCACGGTCCTCGACTCGCCCGGCCCCGGCCCCGGCCCCGGCCCCGGCCACGGCCGGCTGACGGTGACCACCCCCGACCCGGCCGATGCGGTCCGGGTCCTGAAGGAGCACGGTCTGACCGGCCTGGAGGTCACCGGTGACCGGGTGACCGGCGAACTCCCGGACCCGCCCGCGCCCTTCGGCACACCGGACGACGGGGCGCCCCCGGACCTGGCGGACCTCAACGCCGCGCTGGTGCTCGCCGGGGTACGGGTCCGTGGCTTCGGCAGGGAGCGGGCGTCGCTGGAGGACGTCTTCGTTCAGCTGACCGGGGAGGGCTTCGATGTCGCGGGCTGA
- the rarD gene encoding EamA family transporter RarD, which yields MQPRNDQRVGLAYGFGAYTMWGLLPLYWHLLDAASPFEILAHRMVGSLPVAVVILAVLRRWSWIGPLLRQPRRLGLVLVCSLVISANWFLYIWSVNAGHVLEASLGYFINPLVSIAFGVLVLRERLRPLQWTAVGVGLLAVVVMTVAYGKVPWIALGLAFSFATYGLVKKGIKLDGIEGFSAETALQLLPALGILVFLALHGESRFTTGGVGQALLLAGCGIATAVPLICFGASAVRLPLTTIGTMQYLAPTFQFLLGLTVFHERMPSERWTGFALVWAALTVLTWDALRTARRARTALAEAAARAGAVAGGGTAAGAADGAGVQAAEAGRAAEAAAARHAGAPAAPPRSDGLTR from the coding sequence TTGCAGCCTCGGAACGACCAGCGTGTCGGACTTGCCTACGGTTTCGGCGCCTACACCATGTGGGGCCTGCTGCCGCTCTACTGGCATCTGCTGGACGCCGCCTCGCCGTTCGAGATCCTGGCCCATCGCATGGTGGGGTCGCTGCCCGTCGCCGTCGTCATCCTGGCCGTACTGCGCCGCTGGTCGTGGATCGGCCCGTTGTTGCGGCAGCCCAGGAGGCTCGGGCTGGTCCTGGTCTGCTCCCTGGTCATCTCGGCGAACTGGTTCCTGTACATCTGGTCGGTCAATGCCGGGCACGTCCTGGAGGCCTCGCTCGGCTATTTCATCAACCCGCTGGTCAGCATCGCCTTCGGCGTACTGGTGCTGCGCGAGCGGCTGCGGCCGCTGCAGTGGACCGCGGTGGGCGTCGGTCTCCTCGCCGTCGTCGTGATGACCGTCGCCTACGGCAAGGTGCCCTGGATCGCACTCGGGCTGGCCTTCTCGTTCGCGACGTACGGGCTGGTCAAGAAGGGCATCAAGCTCGACGGGATCGAGGGCTTCAGCGCCGAGACCGCCCTCCAGCTGCTGCCCGCACTGGGGATCCTGGTCTTCCTCGCCCTGCACGGCGAGTCCCGCTTCACCACCGGCGGGGTGGGCCAGGCCCTGCTGCTCGCGGGCTGCGGTATCGCGACGGCGGTGCCGCTGATCTGCTTCGGCGCCTCGGCCGTGCGGCTGCCGCTGACGACGATCGGGACGATGCAGTATCTGGCGCCGACCTTTCAGTTCCTGCTGGGGCTCACCGTTTTCCACGAGCGGATGCCGTCGGAGCGCTGGACCGGGTTCGCGCTGGTGTGGGCGGCCCTGACGGTACTGACCTGGGACGCGCTGCGGACCGCACGGCGGGCGCGGACGGCACTGGCCGAGGCGGCGGCCCGTGCGGGGGCGGTGGCCGGGGGCGGGACTGCGGCCGGGGCCGCGGACGGGGCCGGGGTGCAGGCGGCGGAAGCGGGCCGGGCCGCGGAAGCGGCGGCGGCGCGGCACGCCGGAGCGCCGGCCGCGCCACCACGGTCCGACGGCCTCACCCGGTGA
- a CDS encoding ABC transporter permease, whose amino-acid sequence MSRAEAAVRTPRLLWSLGLLRSEIATTFRRWRTLALLAVLAGVPVLVGIAVRIETGDGGGGGGPGGGGPAFLSQVTHNGLFLVFTSLAVTLPFFLPMSIGVIAGDSLAGEAHGGTLRYLLVAPAGRTRLLLVKYATILTFCLVGTLVVALSALATGALLFPLGEVTLLSGTSVSFGEGLLRALAIAVAVALSLIGVAAIGLFISALTTSGIAAMATTVGLLITVQILDTLPQLHAIQPFLFPHYWLSFADLLRDPVYWDQLQKNLGLQALYALVFGSAAWARFTTRDITG is encoded by the coding sequence ATGTCGCGGGCTGAGGCGGCGGTGCGCACGCCCCGGCTGCTCTGGTCACTGGGGCTGCTGCGCAGCGAGATCGCTACGACGTTCCGGCGCTGGCGTACCCTCGCGCTGCTGGCGGTGCTCGCGGGTGTACCGGTCCTGGTCGGTATCGCCGTCCGGATCGAGACCGGAGACGGCGGCGGTGGCGGCGGGCCGGGCGGTGGCGGCCCGGCGTTCCTCTCGCAGGTCACCCACAACGGCCTCTTCCTGGTCTTCACCTCGCTCGCGGTGACGCTGCCGTTCTTCCTGCCGATGTCCATCGGGGTGATAGCGGGCGACTCCCTCGCCGGTGAGGCCCACGGCGGGACGCTGCGCTATCTCCTGGTGGCGCCCGCGGGGCGCACCCGCCTGCTGCTGGTCAAATACGCCACGATCCTGACGTTCTGCCTGGTGGGCACCCTGGTCGTGGCGCTCTCGGCCCTGGCGACCGGCGCCCTGCTCTTCCCCCTGGGCGAGGTCACCCTGCTCTCGGGGACGTCCGTATCCTTCGGCGAGGGGCTGCTGCGGGCGCTGGCCATCGCGGTCGCGGTGGCGCTGTCCCTCATCGGTGTGGCCGCCATCGGCCTGTTCATCTCCGCACTCACCACCAGCGGTATCGCCGCCATGGCGACCACGGTCGGCCTGCTGATCACCGTGCAGATCCTGGACACCCTCCCGCAGCTGCACGCCATCCAGCCCTTTCTCTTCCCGCACTACTGGCTGTCGTTCGCGGACCTGCTCCGCGACCCCGTCTACTGGGACCAGTTGCAGAAGAACCTCGGCCTGCAGGCGCTGTACGCGCTGGTGTTCGGCTCGGCCGCCTGGGCGCGCTTCACCACCCGGGACATCACCGGGTGA
- a CDS encoding 2-oxoacid:ferredoxin oxidoreductase subunit beta, with product MTETIAEGSSQIEALSLVPKADAKQSMKDFKSDQEVRWCPGCGDYAVLAAVQGFMPELGLAKENIVFVSGIGCSSRFPYYMNTYGMHSIHGRAPAIATGLASSRRDLSVWVVTGDGDALSIGGNHLIHALRRNVNLKILLFNNRIYGLTKGQYSPTSEVGKITKSTPMGSLDAPFNPVSLALGAEASFVARTVDSDRKHLTSVLREAAAHPGTALVEIYQNCNIFNDGAFEVLKDKEQAEEAVIRLEHGQPIRFGALAPDGFGSKGVIRDPATGDLRVIDVREEGTGGVLVHDAHNPSPTTAFALSRLADPDTLHHTPIGVLRNVNRPVYDTLMSDQLDEAIEQKGKGDLATLLTGNDTWTVVG from the coding sequence ATGACTGAGACGATCGCGGAGGGGTCCTCGCAGATCGAGGCGCTCTCCCTGGTGCCCAAGGCCGATGCCAAGCAGTCCATGAAGGACTTCAAGTCCGACCAGGAAGTGCGCTGGTGCCCCGGCTGCGGTGACTACGCCGTCCTTGCCGCCGTGCAGGGCTTCATGCCCGAGCTCGGCCTGGCCAAGGAGAACATCGTCTTCGTCTCCGGCATCGGCTGCTCCTCCCGCTTCCCGTACTACATGAACACCTACGGGATGCACTCCATCCACGGCCGCGCCCCCGCCATCGCCACCGGCCTGGCCTCCTCCCGGCGCGACCTGTCCGTGTGGGTCGTCACCGGCGACGGCGACGCGCTCTCCATCGGCGGCAACCACCTCATCCACGCCCTGCGGCGCAACGTCAACCTCAAGATCCTGCTGTTCAACAACCGGATCTACGGTCTGACCAAGGGGCAGTACAGCCCCACCTCCGAGGTCGGCAAGATCACCAAGTCGACCCCGATGGGCTCGCTGGACGCACCGTTCAACCCGGTCTCGCTGGCGCTCGGCGCCGAGGCGTCCTTCGTCGCCCGCACCGTCGACTCCGACCGCAAGCACCTCACCTCGGTGCTGCGCGAGGCCGCAGCCCACCCCGGCACGGCGCTGGTGGAGATCTACCAGAACTGCAACATCTTCAACGACGGCGCCTTCGAAGTCCTCAAGGACAAGGAGCAGGCCGAGGAGGCCGTCATCCGCCTGGAGCACGGGCAGCCGATCCGCTTCGGCGCCCTGGCCCCCGACGGCTTCGGCTCCAAGGGCGTGATCCGCGACCCGGCCACCGGCGACCTTCGGGTCATCGACGTACGGGAGGAGGGCACGGGCGGCGTGCTGGTGCACGACGCGCACAACCCGTCGCCCACCACGGCGTTCGCCCTCTCCCGGCTCGCCGACCCCGACACGCTCCACCACACCCCCATCGGGGTCCTGCGCAACGTCAACCGGCCGGTCTACGACACTCTGATGTCCGATCAGCTCGACGAGGCCATCGAGCAGAAGGGCAAGGGCGACCTGGCCACTCTGCTGACCGGCAACGACACCTGGACGGTCGTCGGCTGA